gggtctctgggatttttctggcatgGTTTGTACCAATTGATTAAGAGAAGCTATTGAATTCAGTTGCAATATCTaagtctgttgcaggtgtgtaaccatctttggagagttttatctgcttattatgtgattgttgtttagactCTAGGATGTTAGAAATGGCTTTCCATGTAGTACTTTTGATGATTTGTACATTTTGAGAGATGTACTTTTCATATTTCACTACATacagaaaccacaatagcgtgatgcatcaaatgaacaaatccacaagggccgtgacgaggcctTTATCCAtgccatagctcagtcgattaaggcagtgtctgggatgctctcagatgtAGGTTTGAACCTCGTCATggccttgtggattttttcattttcatatttccttttgcttctttaaatctattctcataaaTGGAAGCTTTGGCTCTTCATATTATATTGGTgagcattgatgagtatctcttaacttCTTTTGTAATTAGGCCAATTCTATGTTTTGTTTCATATTCGTGTTTCTTgttaattgctttaagtatgccacttgtgagccaggtgttgtttaatcttttggcagtttatatccattatgaatttatatcctgtgtattgttgagttcagattcccagtttatattgtgaggTGCATTTATGAGATTTCCTATTGCTTGTTTCCTAATTATTGGGAATGCTAAATTAATGCAGGTTATGGCTGGTTTCCTAATTATTGGGAATGCTAAATTAATTAAATTCCtgtaatttaattaaaatttgtgtgcctcccaaccagtttaaaagagagactgtaataacaaaataaattcataaataagttttatttaggtaaaagtacatacagatttaaaaattcaaaatcaaatatttattcaggaaaagtacatacatagatgatgagttacaaacataatgttggatttatagatagagcaagtacatacagtacctaaagccactaatatacatagcattttgggcaaacatacaagatgagttactaaCAGAATGGTGGATTTCTAGTTTATATACAggtagtacatactatgcctaaagcaactaataaaataaaataaaaataaaataaaataaaatgtttatttaggtaaggtacatacaagaaatttttacaaagattggttgacttataggtagagctagtacatacaatgcctaaagccactattacgcaaagcgtttcgggcatcaaaaacttaaatgacaagcttaatactaattgagcataaagagtagaatgaaaacaagaaatgaaaacatagctgaaaaagcagcacaaatacaattatgtcgacaaacagcgctctttaaaaaaaaaggacattggttgacaatagaagggtaaggtaggttacagggaatttattaggtatagcttcgtttttatcttaaactggttgagagaggtacagtctttaacatggttgggaaggtcattccacattctgggccccttgatttgtagagcatttctagtttgattaaggtgtactctaggaatatcaaatttgtatttatttctggtgtagtgctcatgggttctgttacaaccttctatgaagcttttgagatcaggattggcattatagtttagcgttttatatatgtataatacacatgagagaatgtgcagtgacttaatgtctaacatattcagagatttgagtaggggtaccgagtgatgtctgggaccagagttggatattgtcctaatagcagctttgtgttgagtaattagaggacaaaagtgattttgggtagtagagccccaagcacaaataccatagttgagatatggatagataagggagtaatagagagtcaccagggcagggcgtggtacataatatcttatctcagaaagaatgcccacagtttttgaaactttttttgatatatttagaatgagtCCCTggtaattcagcttgtggtcaatgagaatgccaaggaatttgccatctaatttgttacaaatttgggtattgtttattttgagatttatttgattagaggatttattgccaaacagaatatagaaagttttgtcaatgtgaagggagagtttgttggcagttagccaaagatggactttatttagctcagtatttactgtggcatttagagcaagggggtcaggactggagtaaatgaaggttgagaACACAACACTAAACTAAATCCATCTCTagctaaataaaataaattatctttaagattattttactttacaatcatcatttgtcacattttttatatattcatcttgacagtctctactgattttttgttctctccgccaaacttgtgtatccttcatggctatctagtgatctttattctacttctaattgtttcaattcttgtgtttacttgcatttattgttgtgttttgctataattattctctaattatagcagacttagtatttatgtaagcatttacctcagtgtcttagtaaaatcttgctcataaatataatcgtaccctgttatttttttttaatttttaaatttaattgtaatttgatttatacatttattgtaattCATTTTGAGCTCATTTtcttttcttaagttcatactaattataggttcaccattaagctatattaaataatttatttttaagattatttttactttacgattatttgtctttattttttttgctatatattattcttgtcagtctactgattttttcttctctcttaacctaactactgtgtccttcctggctataTACGGAAATTTttactctacttctaattgtttctattttttgtttacctacgtttattgttgtgttttgctatcattactttctatttacagtagatttagtatttaactattcctgtaattgcttatcttattgtatcgtgacattattgtatccatatgcttactgatattgatcctgatcgaaatcttctgtcccatacccacacaaatcagcacattgatcatcattattgcaggtattacacagtgaGGTAAAGGAGAAGCATTGCCAGACATGTAGCTTTATTGAacaaataattacagtacagttacatcctgcaataaACACAAGCCACATAATATACATTACTTATAAAGACTAACGAGCCATATAATATACATTACTTATAAAGACTAACGGTGCTtaagatatataatataatcaaacTACACATGACTAACGCTAGAACAAATAGAAATTAAACTAGGAGTGAACATAAACTAACCTGTACACGGGCACGACACAGCTGatctcacaacaacaacaaaacagaaACGAGCATCCAAAcgaaacagtcaagcgagcatccatccgggtacaataatataataacactttTACTACATTCACCCCATCTAGCTTTAAGTAACATAGTCCCGAAGATGAATAGGGGTACTGCGCGTCCTTCCAGATCGTCGAAGGGACTCCTGCAAAGTTGAAGCCTCGAGTGTCCCAGTCGGTTCCTGCATACCACCTTCTCGAGGGAGTGTTACGTCAGAGAAAGGTTTCCAGTTAGGTGTTTCTAGGTTAGGTGATTCTGAACGAAGTAGTTCAGGATGAGGTAGTTCTGGATGAGGCGGGTTGGGGTTTACCCCAGCTTTCACAATCGCTGGGTGTTGCTGTTGAATGTTGAGATTGGGGTCCAAACTCTCGCAACCCTCTGTGGCCATGGGTGCGAGGTGTCTTAATGATACTGTAGTAATCCTGCCATCCGGGAATTTGACATGGGCATATTCTGGATTCACGTCTACGACCTCAACCTCGTCAACTAGAGGATCATTTTTGCTTTGCCGCACCTAATGTTTTAGGAGGACAGGGCCTCTGCAAGCAAGCCACGTAGGTAGTGTTCGCCCTGAAGTTGATCTTCTTGTATGCTGGAAGAATCGTTCATGTGGTGTACAATTTGTAGAGGTACACAACAGTGATCGAATAGAGTGGAGTGCATCAGGAAGAACAACTTCCCATTGGGATACATATCTAAGCCTCTCGTcctaaaagctagcagcactgtcTTCCAAATAATCCCATTGTACTTCTCAGCCTGGCCATTTCCTCTAGGGTTGTAAGGAGTCGTACGGCTAGTTGCTACCCCTTTTTTTAGTAGAAAATCTTTCAACTCCTCAGACATAAACGAAGTTCCCCTATCAGAGTGTATATATGCAGGCATACCAAAGATTGCAAACAACTGCACCAGGTACTGAATTACTGTACAGTagtcatatctgaacaagggaatCTAGAGAATTCATCTACAACAGTAAGGATATATTTATTCCTTGAATGTGATGGAAGTGGTCCTTTAAAATCTATGTTGAGTCTTTGAAATGGCTGAGTAGCTTTAATCAAATGCCCAGAATCAAACTTGCAAAACCGAGGTTTAAGTTCAGAGCATGCAGAGCAAGAAttagtcatcttcacttcttccaCAGAATAAGGCAGATTTCGACATCGGACAAAATGAGCCATACGAGACACTCCAGGGTGACACAGATTGTCATTCAATTCCTTTAATTCATCCATACTGGAGGCACCACATCCGCGTGAGAATGCATCAGCTGGTATGTTCATTTTACCTGGGTGATATACAATGTCATAGTGGTAAAAAACGATTCGCCATCTAGCAATTTTATAATTTTTAATCTTACCAGATGATTTAGAGTTAAACATAAAAGCAACACTGCGTTGGTCAGTCACAAGCCGAAAATGGCGTCCAATGAGAGTGTCGCCACTTCCTTAGGGCTTCCACAAtggcccctccccgctcagctcgttgatgccatggggggggggcttagtgggcggctgccagagtgtgatgctccttgggacagtcctctgtccttttctagccttgtgctcctgctgccgtcctctccaattgtgctgagcaccttttccttttccttctgtttcgtttttctcccccctcttctcctatctgcttgtcgtttcctgccgaccttttgcttgttttggttctttctttggacttcttctattttgacgcccgggtgcttgaggaggcattctCTTGCACCCGTATaactgttgtacccgacgtctcgagggaggggaaccttttattgtcaatccccctttcgtcgcttaacctgatctcgacggactgacggttcctaaggtggcgtttgtggagcgtatactcacgacgcacccctcgggggccctggcatgatcggcgatagtttcctgttgggtgtcctgcctctaaacgTGGCTNNNNNNNNNNNNNNNNNNNNNNNNNNNNNNNNNNNNNNNNNNNNNNNNNNNNNNNNNNNNNNNNNNNNNNNNNNNNNNNNNNNNNNNNNNNNNNNNNNNNNNNNNNNNNNNNNNNNNNNNNNNNNNNNNNNNNNNNNNNNNNNNNNNNNNNNNNNNNNNNNNNNNNNNNNNNNNNNNNNNNNNNNNNNNNNNNNNNNNNNNNNNNNNNNNNNNNNNNNNNNNNNNNNNNNNNNNNNNNNNNNNNNNNNNNNNNNNNNNNNNNNNNNNNNNNNNNNNNNNNNNNNNNNNNNNNNNNNNNNNNNNNNNNNNNNNNNNNNNNNNNNNNNNNNNNNNNNNNNNNNNNNNNNNNNNNNNNNNNNNNNNNNNNNNNNNNNNNNNNNNNNNNNNNNNNNNNNNNNNNNNNNNNNNNNNNNNNNNNNNNNNNNNNNNNNNNNNNNNNNNNNNNNNNNNNNNNNNNNNNNNNNNNNNNNNNNNNNNNNNNNNNNNNNNNNNNNNNNNNNTACTTCATTCTTGGGTTTCACAAACAGTTCTGTTAGGGATTTTTCAGCAGCATCACACGTAGTGCAGTCAGCTATGTAGTCGAACACACGTGGAGCAACGTAGTTTATTAATAATTAAGAGACGCAGCTTGTTCACGGTGGGGGTATTTTCTTCTACTGCTAGAGTGAAGTTTTAGAACGTCTTGAGCCAGTGACGCCATTCCTGAGCGGCGTTGGTGGCGTTTGGGTCAGTAGCAAACCGCTCGGGCCGTAGTAACCGCTCCATGTTCACTGGCTGAATTATTTGTTCAATAAATTGAGGTAAAGGAGAAGCATTGCCAGACATGTGGCTATATTGAacaaataattacagtacagttacatcctgcaataaACACGAGCCATATAATATACATTACTTATAAAGACTAACGTACAGtgcttaaatatataatataatcaaacTACACATGACTAACGCTAGAACAAATAGAAATTAAACTAGGAGTGAACATAAACTAACCTGTACACAGGCACGACACAGCTGATCTCACAACAACAAAACAGACAAGCGAGCAACCAAAgaaacagtcaagcgagcatccatccaagtacaataatataataacactttTACTACACACCAAATCTTGCAAAACAAcagactcctaaatagcacctgctcataaataaataaataaataaataaatgtttatttaggtaaggtacatacatacaagagattttacaaagattgatcaatttatagatagagctagtacatacaatgcctaaagccactattacgcaatgcgtttcaggcaggaaaaacattaatgactaaagcttaatactaattgagtataaagaataaaatgtgatgAGAACAAATAAAGATAACGATAAAAAagaggggaacatggctgaaaaagcagcacaaatacaattaggtcgacaaacagcgttgtttaaaaaaacagacatgggatgacaataggggggtaaggtaggttacagggaatttattaggtagtgcttcgtttttatcttaaactggttgagagaggtacaatctttaacatggttgggaaggtcattccacattctgggtcccttgatctgcagagcatttttagtttgattaagtcgtactcttgaaatatcaaaactgtatttctggtgtagtgctcatgggttctgttacaaccttcaatgaagcttttgaggtcaggattggcattacagttcagcgttttatatatgtataatacacatgagagaatgtgcagcgacttaatatctaacatattcaaagatttgagtaggagtactgagtgatgtctggggccagagttgagtattgtcctaatagcagctgtgtgttgagtaattagaggacgtaaatgattttgggtagtagaaccccaagcacaaataccatagctgagataaggatagatgagggagtaatagagagtcaacagggcagggcggggtacataatatctgatcttagaaagaatgccaacagtttttgaaactttttttgatatatttagaatgtgtccctggaaattcagcttgtggtcaatgagagcgccaaggaatttgccatctaatttgttacaaatttgggtattgtttattatgagatttatttgattagaggattattGCCAAACGGAAtagagaaagttttgtcaatgttaaaggtgagtttgttggcagttagccaaagatagaCTTTATTTAACtcggtatttactgtggcatttagagcaagggggtcaggactggagtaaatgaaggttgtgtcgtcaacaaatagaattggtttgaggtgttgggaggcattttgaagatcattaatgtagatgagaaagaggagagggccaagtatgctgccctgaggaacaccaatgttgatgggtagggtgggagaaattgaattattcacagaaacatactggagcctgtcagtgaggtaagatttgaggtattgcagggagtgtccctcCGACTCCATAAttaatcagtttacaaccaaaatgttaggtcacttggtaaacattttgatgatataaatgcactactcacggcactaggtactaaattatcattcatcattttaacagaaacttggctaagtaatgactataaacaactctacaatttagctggttataaaaccattcataactgcaggcctaataaaaaaggtgtggCAAAgcgatatattacaaagatatctTCATCTGcagtagtgtcattagtgattgagacgactattgtgaatatacctttgccatgtTCTCCAGCAAATCCGTTAAATCcttcctgactatcggtgccatctataaatttcttaataccaacatagcttcattctcagacaacgtaaggaatcttatcacaaataacaatctcaacaaaaatcacatcattcttggAGGTGAttccaatattgacctgggtcttcaaaacaaccctcaagttgactatttccgtaacagcatgcatttCTGTATGCTAATCCTCACAATcatcaagcccacccgagtcactcaaacatctgccactaccctggatcacttatgaactaatataacagctccccttacatctggggtaatctatgacagaacaactgaacactatcctaccttcctcatagcaaacatggacacaactccaccagaaagcaagaaactctcattcagactacacagtgaatcagctttaggcaatctctctaatgcacttcacaatattaactgggaatctgaatttaataatacacaggatataaactcataactaacctctttctctccaaaactctaagcctctacaacactcactgtcaccTCCTTacgaaacaagtaactgataaaagaaaaaataacccgtggctcacatgtggcataattaaatcaatcaacaaaaaacatgaatatgaaaagaaatttaggattggcctagtcacAAAgaaagttaagaggtactcatcagtgcttaccagtatcacaagaaaagctaaactttcatattatgagactagatttaaagaagcaaaaggcaacatgaaaagcacatggaataccatgtgCTTACCATACCAatatctaatatcctaggaactaaacaacactcccacaaccagataacactctctaaggatggccttacaccgtcatctgatttagaaatggtgaatgaatttaatagcttctttcatcggttggtgctaaccttgccagtaaaaatcccacagactcggacacatattaacacatatctctcaggcagctatctgaactctcttctcctttcaccagtcagcccaacagatgttgtgtccatcatacactcactaaaaaccaaagctgggaacatcagtgaaattccgtccattgtatacaagagagcctcccaagcccttgcgccacctacagctctgctgttcaacaaatcccttgagtgtcataccttccctgatatccttgaaaaagcaggagtaacgccagttcataaatgaGGTAAtctggcagacataaacaattatagaccaatatcaaacctacccatactataaaaaatatttgaaaaaattatctacaaacagctctactcctatctcgtaaaattcgacattcttagcccctgtcagtttggcttccgctcccaaaagagtaccaacgatgcaattattagtctccttgatataatttactcagcccttgacaaaaatgagttttcgattggactcttcattgacctgagaaaggcctttgatactgttaaataCAATTACCTCATACGTAAACTCCATTATTATGaaatccgaggccatacactggactatatccaatcctatcttagtgatagacaccaatgtgtagccatcaataatataacctctcccactctaccaataatctttggagtgccacagggcagcattttgggacctctcctatttcttatgtacatcaatgatctgcctaatgtctctaacattctgaaacttattttgtttgctgatgatactaccctcatctactcaaacCCCCaagccacatacactaaataatgttgttaataattaactaaaaaaaatccattaatggatgtcaaccaacaaactaacacttaacatagaaaagacctactacatcttatttggaagcaaatctacaaatgcaattcagcttcagatagaccatgtaaacattagcaataaaaatgatggaaagtttctcggcctattcctaaaCTCAGAGATTCAACTTCagtatccacatacaacacataactaagaaagtctctaaaacagttggtatactctccaaaatcagatattatgtacctaactctgctctcatctttctatattatgcactaatctatccctatctaaattatggtatctgtgcatggggttcaaccactgcaaaccacctccttaccttgaggttaccttgaggtgcttccggggcttatcatccccgcggcccggtcgtcgaccaggccttctggttgctggactgatcaaccaggctgttggacgcggctgctcacagcctgacgtatgagtcatagcctggttgatcaggtatcctttggaggtgcttatccagttctctcttgagcactgtgaggggattgccagttatgccccttatgtgtagtggaagcgtgttgaacagtctcggcctctgatgttgatagagttagttctctctcagagtacctgttgcacctctgcttttcaacgggggtgttctgcacatcctgccatgtcttctggtctcatgtgatgttatttctgtgtgcaggtttgggaccagcccctctaatattttccacgtgtaaattattatgtatctctcccgcctgcgctcaagagaatacagatttaggctctttagtcggtcccaatagtttagatcttttactgagtggattctagcagtaaaggatctctgcacgctctccaggtcagcaatttctccagctttgaaaggtgctgtcattgtgcagcagtactccactctagagagcacaagcgttttgaaaagtgtcatcatcggtatagcatctctagtgtgaaaagttcttgttatccaacctgtcattttttttgcaattgtgacggctactttattgtgttctttaaaggtaaggtcttccgacatgagtacaccaagatcctttacattgcctttacgttctatgttatgatttgcctgagttttgtacgtggttttcgtttttatattttcattttctccatagcgcatgagctggaacttatcttcgttaaacaccatattattttctgcagcccatagaaagacctgatctacatctgactggaagtttgccgtgtcctctatgttgcctactctcatgaagatcctagtgtcatctgcaaaggatgatacagtgctataggttgtgttcttgtctatgtccgatatgaggatgagaaaaagtactggagcaagcacagtaccctaggggactgagctcttcacggttgatgggctggattttattttgtttactattacacattgggttctgttggtcaggaaattgtagatccatctgcctatttttccggtaattccttttgaacgtattttgtgtgcaataacgccatggtcacatttatcaaaagcttttccgaaatctgtgtaaattacatcagcgttttgtttgtcttccatagcatctaatgccatatcatagtggtccagcaactgcgacaggcaagagcgccctgttctgaaaccatgttgtccggggttatggaaatgctgtgattccatgtattttgtgatcttacttcttacttctcaattttttttatgatgtgcgatgttagtgctatcggtctgtaattttttgcctctgccttatttcgtcctttatgaagtggtgctatttctgctgtttttagtatatcaggaataacgccagtatctaggctttgtctccacagaatgtggagggcctgcgatagtggttttttacagttcttgatgaatatggagttccaagaatccgggcctggtgcagagtgcataggcatactgtttatggcttcttcaaaatccagtggggatagggtgacgtctgatatatgatttgatgttggtatcatatccatg
The DNA window shown above is from Procambarus clarkii isolate CNS0578487 chromosome 6, FALCON_Pclarkii_2.0, whole genome shotgun sequence and carries:
- the LOC138356228 gene encoding uncharacterized protein, which codes for MNIPADAFSRGCGASSMDELKELNDNLCHPGVSRMAHFVRCRNLPYSVEEVKMTNSCSACSELKPRFCKFDSGHLIKATQPFQRLNIDFKGPLPSHSRNKYILTVVDEFSRFPCSDMTTVQ